A DNA window from Brassica napus cultivar Da-Ae chromosome C1, Da-Ae, whole genome shotgun sequence contains the following coding sequences:
- the LOC106401216 gene encoding extra-large guanine nucleotide-binding protein 2-like — MAKILRKFSALPSPIPRRDNDDDSDSFHNDYSFAIEYKGPLIANLPRANPVQVDQIPTALPVSFSSLSSGGVFYPVVQPLVREATKKPPEKRKKDGLVDSAASPSVVLKPHLMVSGSSSSSSSLSKRVEVAGEVKSSVDSSSSSSSAEVREETDGDDFSNGEPATRVTFAEGSECDESFYNSDEESIAAAATPVAERKGKKGSCYRCLMGNRFTEKELCIVCCAKYCSNCVRRAMGAMPEGRKCQTCIGFGIAEGNRKSLGKCSRMLKRVLTDSELKQVMQAEISCKVNQLPSRLIAVNGKSLDEEELYMLQSCANPPKKLKPGDYWYDKVAGYWGKVGEKPCQIISPHMNIGGNIKKEASNGDSGIFINNREITKSELTMLKMVGVQCEGKPHFWVNSDGSYQEEGQNRIMGNIWSKKRARLACAVFSLPAPPTSSAVEPNDEPVYEHKMLNKLLLIGEENCGATTIYKQARSLYKAPFTEDERERIKVIIQTNLYAYLAMVLEAHEEEMNTNQSSDQTGDESRAKTVSSISPRLKHFSDWLLKEKEEGNLKIFPASSRENAQTVAELWRVPAIQATYKRLRDTLPRNAVYFLGRILEISKAEYNPTEMDILQAEGISSIEGLSCVEFSFPPTAQEDSLEIDYQHDPEMKYQLIRLKPRSLGENWKLLDMFEDADLVIFCVSLTDYGEYIEDADGVLVNKMIANKQLFESMVNHPILADKRFLLVLTKFDLLEEKIEEVPLRTCEWFEDFNPLISQNQTSRHNPPMAQRAFHYIGYQFKRLYDSLVEPFSMRGGGRSFRPKLFVSQVSLESDTVDNALRYAREILKWHVEETSMFQEMSTTSIEASLSS; from the exons ATGGCTAAAATTCTAAGAAAGTTCTCAGCTTTACCATCGCCGATTCCTAGAAGAGATAATGACGATGATAGTGATAGTTTCCATAATGATTATTCATTCGCCATAGAGTACAAAGGTCCTCTTATTGCTAATCTCCCCCGAGCTAATCCCGTCCAAGTTGATCAGATCCCTACAGCTCTTCCCGTTTCCTTCTCTTCCTTGTCCAGTGGTGGTGTATTTTACCCTGTGGTCCAGCCTCTCGTTAGGGAGGCTACCAAGAAACCACctgagaagaggaagaaggacgGTTTGGTTGACTCTGCAGCTAGTCCTAGTGTGGTTTTGAAGCCTCATCTTATGGTTTCTGGCtcatcatcgtcgtcgtcatcatTATCAAAGAGGGTAGAGGTAGCAGGAGAAGTGAAAAGCTCTgttgattcatcatcatcatcatcatcagcagaAGTAAGAGAGGAGACAGATGGTGATGATTTTTCCAATGGAGAACCTGCAACCCGTGTGACATTCGCTGAGGGTAGTGAATGTGATGAAAGCTTTTACAACTCTGATGAGGAGAGTATAGCTGCTGCAGCTACGCCTGTAGCTGAAAGGAAAGGTAAAAAAGGATCGTGCTACCGATGCCTGATGGGGAACAGGTTTACTGAGAAGGAACTCTGCATTGTCTGCTGCGCCAAGTACTGCTCCAACTGCGTGCGGAGAGCCATGGGGGCGATGCCAGAAGGAAGAAAGTGTCAGACTTGCATCGGTTTCGGAATCGCCGAGGGCAACAGGAAGAGTCTCGGCAAGTGTTCGAGGATGCTGAAGCGGGTTCTCACGGATTCGGAGCTTAAGCAAGTCATGCAGGCAGAGATCTCCTGCAAGGTGAATCAGCTGCCTTCGCGGCTTATCGCTGTGAACGGGAAGTCTTTGGATGAGGAAGAGCTTTACATGTTGCAGAGTTGTGCTAACCCGCCTAAAAAGCTGAAACCTGGTGACTATTGGTATGATAAGGTCGCTGGGTATTGGGGAAAGGTGGGAGAGAAGCCTTGTCAGATTATAAGTCCTCACATGAACATAGGAGGGAACATCAAGAAGGAAGCGAGTAATGGTGACAGTGGGATTTTCATTAATAACAGGGAGATAACCAAGAGTGAGCTCACGATGCTCAAG ATGGTTGGGGTGCAGTGTGAAGGGAAGCCTCATTTTTGGGTTAATTCAGATGGAAGTTACCAGGAAGAAGGTCAGAACCGTATCATGGGGAACATCTGGAGTAAG AAACGAGCTAGGCTTGCTTGTGCGGTGTTCTCTCTGCCAGCTCCTCCAACTTCATCTGCAGTAGAACCAAATGATGAACCTGTATATGAGCATAAAATGCTTAACAAGCTTCTTCTCATTGGTGAAGAGAATTGTGGTGCCACTACCATTTACAAACAA GCAAGGTCTCTTTATAAAGCCCCATTCACTGAAGACGAGCGTGAAAGAATCAAAGTCATAATCCAAACGAATCTCTATGCTTATCTGGCGATGGTTCTTGAGGCACACGAAGAAGAGATGAACACTAACCAGTCCTCGGATCAAACAG GAGATGAGAGCCGGGCTAAAACAGTTAGCTCAATCAGCCCGAGGCTAAAACATTTTTCAGATTGGCTTCTGAAGGAAAAGGAAGAAGGAAACCTGAAGATTTTTCCAGCATCGAGCCGCGAGAATGCTCAAACCGTTGCAGAGCTATGGAGAGTACCTGCCATACAAGCCACGTACAAAAGACTCCGCGATACACTTCCCAGAAACGCTGTTTATTTTCTTGGACGA ATTCTGGAGATCTCGAAAGCAGAATACAATCCTACTGAGATGGACATATTGCAAGCGGAAGGAATCTCGTCTATAGAAGGACTTTCTTGTGTGGAGTTCTCATTCCCACCAACAGCTCAAGAAGACTCTCTTGAGATCGATTATCAACACGATCCAGAAATGAA GTACCAACTCATCCGGTTAAAACCAAGAAGCCTTGGAGAAAACTGGAAATTGCTGGACATGTTCGAAGACGCCGACTTGGTGATATTCTGCGTCTCACTAACAGATTATGGAGAGTACATTGAAGATGCTGACGGTGTCCTTGTGAACAAGATGATTGCAAACAAACAGCTCTTCGAGAGCATGGTGAATCACCCGATCCTAGCTGACAAAAGGTTCCTCCTGGTCCTAACCAAATTCGATCTCCTAGAAGAGAAAATCGAGGAGGTTCCTTTGAGAACCTGTGAGTGGTTCGAAGACTTCAACCCGTTGATCAGTCAGAACCAGACGAGCAGGCACAACCCTCCGATGGCTCAGCGTGCTTTCCATTACATAGGGTATCAGTTCAAGAGACTGTATGATTCACTCGTGGAACCCTTTTCGATGCGTGGTGGTGGTAGGTCCTTTAGGCCGAAGCTGTTTGTTTCTCAAGTGAGCTTGGAGAGTGATACTGTGGATAATGCACTGAGGTATGCGAGAGAGATTCTTAAGTGGCATGTTGAAGAAACTTCCATGTTCCAAGAGATGTCCACTACTAGTATCGAGGCCAGCTTATCCTCTTGA